The nucleotide sequence GCACTAGCCATCATCCCTGTATGAATTTCTAATAATGCTTGTGATAGGGCTTCAAATACTAGGCGTTGTCCAGGAAAAACTACCCGTTCAAAGTACCAGTTAGAGATATTAGTTATACGAACCACTTGAATCTGACTGGTAGCATTCACATAGCAGCAAAGGATAATATCTTTTTGATCATTTGGGATGGGATCTAGGATTTGAGCCATAACGATTAGAATCTTCTTAAACGGGTTTTGTATTGTTGTTAATAACCTAGCATTGTGTGATCCCCGTTAGCTGTAAAGAAAATTACATTCCCTCTCTATGAAAGGGTTTTAGCTCATATTTTAATTTTTTAGACTTTTAATCGCCATTTTAAAACAAAAATAGTATTTTAGCCCGGATAACTGCCGGCTACTGCTCTATTGGCCTAACTGGTACTCATTCTCAGTTTAACAATGGGGTCCCATCAGAAACCTCTAAGCAATGGCAGGTACCTAAAGCGGTAAATCTGGACTTAGTCGAGCCTGATGTCGTTTGAGTACGTGTGTTTTTAACGGGTTGCTCAGTCTCTTAGGTGCTGTTAAAGTTAAGATATATTAAGAGTAAGTCGCTTACCTTAAGTTATCAGGGCTGATTACTTATTTTTCTTTTTGACTTTGGGGTAAGCTATAGAATCCCAAAGACGACAACTATATACATCAGTCTTTAGATAGATTTATTAAGTTTTATTAAGGTAGTCCACCTTAACCATAGTAACCTCTTTTAAAATTAGCCAAGCAACCATGAATCAGCGAGTTCTTTATGTCCGTCTCCCTTGTAACCCAATATTTCCTATCGGTGTTGTCTATCTAGCCGATCATCTTCATAAGTTGTTCCCCGATCTCGAGCAAAAAATCTTTGATCTCGGCACTGTGCCGCCGTTAGATTTTAACGAGTCCTTAGATCGTTGTATTGATGAATTTAAGCCGACTCTGCTGGTATTCTCTTGGCGAGACATTCAAATTTACGCGCCAGTAGGCGGAAGAGGCGGAAATCCTCTGCAAAATGCTTTTGAGTTTTTCTATGCCAAAAACCCTCTGATTAGGTTAAGAGGAGCTTTAGGAGGATTAAAAGTTACAACCGCTTATTATGGAGAACTTTGGCGAAATCGAGGCTTAATTCGTCGCGGACTGGCCAGGGCCAAGAAATATCATCCAGATGCCAAAATGGTTGTCGGAGGCGGTGCGGTGAGTGTCTTTTATGAACAGTTAAAGACGATGTTACCTCAAGGAACGATTGTTTCTGTGGGAGAGGGAGAAGTCTTATTAGAAAGAGTTTTGCGAGGTGAAGATTTTTCGGACCAACGCTGTTATGTGGTGGGAGAGACACAACCGAGACAGAGAATGATTCATGAGTTTCCCACTCCTATCGAAAAAAGTGCCTGTAATTACGACTATATCGCCAGTATATGGTCAGAATTTGACTATTATTTCCAAGAAAACGACTTTTATGTCGGGGTACAAACCAAGCGAGGTTGTCCTCACAACTGCTGTTATTGCGTTTATACGGTGGTAGAAGGAAAACAAGTGCGTATTAACCCGGCTGATGAAGTGGTTAAAGAAATGCGCCAACTTTATGACCGAGGAATTCGGAATTTTTGGTTTACCGATGCTCAATTTATCCCCGCCCGCAAGTTTATTGATGATGCGGTAGAGTTGTTAGAAAAAATACTTGATTCGGGTATGAGGGATATCCATTGGGCGGCTTATATTCGAGCAGATAATTTAACCCCCCAATTATGTGATTTAATGGTCAAAACGGGGATGAATTATTTTGAGATAGGAATCACTAGCGGCTCTCAAGAGTTGGTGCGAAAGATGCGGATGGGATATAATTTGCGTACTGTCTTGCAAAATTGCCGTGACTTAAAAGCGGCAGGATTTAATGATTTGGTGTCAGTGAATTATTCATTTAATGTCATTGATGAAACTTTTGATACTATCCGTCAAACCATCGCTTATCACCGAGAATTAGAGCGAATATTTGGGGTTGATAAGGTTGAGCCAGCGATCTTTTTTATTGGGTTACAACCTCATACTCACCTAGAACAATATGCTTTTCAAAAGGAGATCATCAAACCTGGGTATAATCCCATGAGTATGATGCCTTGGACGGCCATGAAGTTATTATGGAATCCGGAACCATTAGGGTCTTTTTTTGGAGAAGTATGTCTGCAAGCTTGGCAACAAAATCCTAATGATTTTGGGCGCGAGGTGATGAAAATTCTCGAGGAACGCTTAGGATGCGCGGATTTAGAAGAAGCGTTAACGGCTCCTTTAGAGCCTAAGAAAAAAGCTTTAGCCTTAGCTTAAGTGATGAGGTGGGCTAATCGTTCCCACCTTATGCTCATCCGATTTTTTGTCAGCAAATCCTTACAATTTACTGAAAAAAGCTTGATTTTTCCGTCAAACTCGTTACAATTTTACTTATGGAACTAAAAAGTTTCATTAAGGCCAAGTCAAACCCCTAACCGAATAACCATCACAAAAAGACACAAAAGGGTTAGTGTTGTTTGGCATTATTGATTGGCATTCAACAACAGCACTCAAATTTTCTTTACACCAAGCCATAGGACTCGCTCATGGATTGCCGTCACATTCAATTTTGTCTCGACAAATCAAAAATTGATCTGATTCAACTGCAAAATCTCTACAATATTACTTCATTTTGGGCACGAGACCGCCAAATTGAAGATTTAGAAATAGCAATTGCTAACAGCAATCCGGTTGTCAGTGTCTGGGACGGAAATCGAATGATAGGCTGTGCTAGGGCAACTTCAGACGGAATTTATCGAGCTACCATTTGGGATGTGGTCATTGACCCCGACTATCAAGGATTTGGTTTAGGCCGTAAATTAGTGGAGACTGTCTTAAGTCATCCTCTGCTGAACCGAGTAGAAAGAGTTTATTTGATGACCACCTACCAACAAAATTTTTATCAACGCATTGGATTTGAAGAGAACCAGTCAACTACTATGATTCTCTATAATTCTGAGGCTCCTAAACCGTTGCCCATTCTTGAGCAACAGACTCAGGCGAAGCTAGAGGAATTAAGCACTGTATTTGTGTGAAACGTTGGCTTTGATTTTCTGGGGACATCGGCAAAATTTCTAATTGTCCCTGCATCATTTCTATGAGGGTTTGTGCCAATAAAAATTTTAAAGTTGGCGACATTTCTAGCGTCTTGCTAAAATTTTTAACCGTCTCAAGGGAAGGTTCAGAACCAATGCCAGGAAATTGACCATCTTCTTGCCAAAGCTCAACAGAACAAGGAATATTGAGGTAAATTATCACTCGATCCGATTCGGGATTGACTTGAGCTAAAATT is from Gloeothece verrucosa PCC 7822 and encodes:
- a CDS encoding photosystem II high light acclimation radical SAM protein translates to MNQRVLYVRLPCNPIFPIGVVYLADHLHKLFPDLEQKIFDLGTVPPLDFNESLDRCIDEFKPTLLVFSWRDIQIYAPVGGRGGNPLQNAFEFFYAKNPLIRLRGALGGLKVTTAYYGELWRNRGLIRRGLARAKKYHPDAKMVVGGGAVSVFYEQLKTMLPQGTIVSVGEGEVLLERVLRGEDFSDQRCYVVGETQPRQRMIHEFPTPIEKSACNYDYIASIWSEFDYYFQENDFYVGVQTKRGCPHNCCYCVYTVVEGKQVRINPADEVVKEMRQLYDRGIRNFWFTDAQFIPARKFIDDAVELLEKILDSGMRDIHWAAYIRADNLTPQLCDLMVKTGMNYFEIGITSGSQELVRKMRMGYNLRTVLQNCRDLKAAGFNDLVSVNYSFNVIDETFDTIRQTIAYHRELERIFGVDKVEPAIFFIGLQPHTHLEQYAFQKEIIKPGYNPMSMMPWTAMKLLWNPEPLGSFFGEVCLQAWQQNPNDFGREVMKILEERLGCADLEEALTAPLEPKKKALALA
- a CDS encoding GNAT family N-acetyltransferase, producing the protein MDCRHIQFCLDKSKIDLIQLQNLYNITSFWARDRQIEDLEIAIANSNPVVSVWDGNRMIGCARATSDGIYRATIWDVVIDPDYQGFGLGRKLVETVLSHPLLNRVERVYLMTTYQQNFYQRIGFEENQSTTMILYNSEAPKPLPILEQQTQAKLEELSTVFV
- a CDS encoding DUF1830 domain-containing protein, producing the protein MAQILDPIPNDQKDIILCCYVNATSQIQVVRITNISNWYFERVVFPGQRLVFEALSQALLEIHTGMMASAILSDTIPCERLCINDSSDDDDLDVEPVTVAATVAHQTSNHKKAEHNSQAQPLIVAFKTALLSAN